A section of the Streptomyces sp. SCL15-4 genome encodes:
- a CDS encoding MerR family transcriptional regulator: MRTSGDGTVGGAPGRGFGESGPYPPPSSRLRPGGGHAHLGGAVEHAPQLPTAVPNGGGVASMTSEEIGYRGPTACAAAGITYRQLDYWARTGLVEPSVRPAYGSGTQRLYSFRDVVVLKIVKRFLDTGVSLQNIRTAVQHLRERGFRDLERMTLMSDGATVYECSSPDEVHALLQGGQGIFGIAVGVVWRDVESALSQLHGERIDTGETLVGHNPTDELARRRNRAV; encoded by the coding sequence GTGAGAACCAGCGGCGACGGTACGGTTGGGGGTGCCCCGGGACGCGGTTTCGGGGAAAGCGGTCCGTACCCGCCCCCGAGTTCGCGGCTGCGCCCAGGCGGGGGACATGCCCATCTCGGCGGCGCGGTGGAGCACGCTCCGCAGCTGCCGACGGCGGTGCCGAACGGCGGAGGGGTGGCGTCCATGACGTCCGAGGAGATCGGCTACCGCGGGCCCACGGCCTGCGCTGCCGCCGGCATCACCTACCGGCAACTGGACTACTGGGCCCGCACCGGCCTGGTCGAGCCGAGCGTGCGGCCCGCCTACGGATCGGGCACCCAGCGGCTGTACAGCTTCCGTGACGTCGTCGTCCTGAAGATCGTGAAGCGGTTCCTGGACACCGGTGTGTCGTTGCAGAACATCCGCACGGCCGTGCAGCACCTCAGGGAACGCGGTTTCCGTGACCTGGAGCGGATGACCCTGATGAGCGACGGCGCCACCGTGTACGAGTGCTCCTCGCCGGACGAGGTCCACGCGCTGCTCCAGGGCGGCCAGGGCATCTTCGGGATCGCCGTCGGCGTGGTGTGGCGGGACGTGGAAAGCGCCCTCTCCCAGCTGCACGGCGAACGCATCGACACCGGCGAGACCCTGGTCGGGCACAACCCCACGGACGAACTGGCGCGGCGCCGCAACCGGGCGGTCTGA
- a CDS encoding DUF881 domain-containing protein has protein sequence MCGMPQQPPVRSSPARPQRPDASMSLITNVMDHSLDDGYAEAAARRKSAGEGGLPKTLRAKLGLAGGLVLAALVVTVGAAQARVTAPVVAKERQELIDRIDSETDDVDELESTVDKLRDDVDTRRRAALRSSGGSAEADLVGLLSGATAVHGPGVRLVVNDAKEAAGGGDGANPRETSGFSDTGRVRDRDMQRVVNGLWASGAEAVSINGQRLTALSAIRAAGDAILVDNRPLVPPYTVLAVGDGKRLGTRFQNSADGLYLHALEENYGIRATISTEDDVRLPAAPSVIVRTAQPKSEKTGKGTS, from the coding sequence ATGTGCGGCATGCCGCAGCAACCCCCCGTTCGGAGCAGCCCCGCGCGGCCGCAGCGCCCCGACGCCTCCATGTCGTTGATCACCAACGTCATGGACCACAGCCTCGACGACGGATACGCCGAGGCCGCCGCCCGCAGGAAGTCCGCGGGCGAGGGCGGTCTGCCGAAGACCCTGCGGGCCAAGCTCGGCCTGGCCGGCGGTCTGGTCCTCGCGGCGCTGGTCGTGACCGTGGGAGCGGCCCAGGCGCGGGTGACGGCGCCCGTGGTGGCCAAGGAGCGCCAGGAGCTGATCGACCGCATCGACAGCGAGACCGACGACGTGGACGAGCTGGAGAGCACCGTCGACAAACTGCGCGACGACGTCGACACGCGCAGGCGGGCGGCCCTGAGGTCGAGCGGCGGCAGCGCCGAGGCGGACCTGGTGGGCCTGTTGTCGGGTGCCACCGCGGTGCACGGCCCCGGTGTGCGGCTCGTCGTGAACGACGCCAAGGAGGCCGCCGGCGGCGGGGACGGCGCCAACCCCCGGGAGACCTCGGGCTTCTCCGACACCGGCCGGGTACGGGACCGGGACATGCAGCGCGTGGTGAACGGACTGTGGGCGTCCGGGGCCGAGGCGGTCTCCATCAACGGGCAGCGGCTGACCGCCCTGTCCGCGATCCGGGCCGCGGGTGACGCGATACTGGTCGACAACAGGCCGCTGGTGCCGCCGTACACGGTGCTGGCGGTGGGGGACGGGAAGAGGTTGGGCACCAGGTTCCAGAACAGCGCCGACGGCCTGTATCTGCATGCCCTGGAGGAGAACTACGGCATCCGCGCCACCATCTCGACGGAGGACGACGTCCGGTTGCCCGCCGCTCCCAGTGTGATCGTACGTACAGCACAGCCGAAGTCCGAGAAAACCGGGAAGGGCACATCGTGA
- a CDS encoding mannose-1-phosphate guanyltransferase, translating into MKAVVMAGGEGTRLRPMTSSMPKPLLPVANRPIMEHVLRLLKRHGLTETVVTVQFLASLVKNYFGDGEELGMELTYANEEKPLGTAGSVKNAEEALKDDAFLVISGDALTDFDLTELINFHKEKGALVTVCLTRVPNPLEFGITIVDDEGKVERFLEKPTWGQVFSDTVNTGIYVMEPEVFNYVDPDVPVDWSGDVFPQLMKEGKPVYGYVAEGYWEDVGTHESYVKAQADVLEGKVDVDIDGFEISPGVWVAEGAEVHPDAVLRGPLYIGDYAKVEAGAEIREHTVVGSNVVVKSGAFLHKAVVHDNVYVGQHSNLRGCVVGKNTDIMRAARIEDGAVIGDECLIGEESIVQGNVRVYPFKTIEAGAFVNTSVIWESRGQAHLFGARGVSGILNVEITPELAVRLAGAYATTLKKGATVTTARDHSRGARALKRAVISALQASAIDVRDLENVPLPVARQQTARGSAGGIMIRTSPGVPDSVDIMFFDGQGGDLSQGGQRKLDRVFARQEYRRAFPGEIGDLYFPASVFDSYTGSLLRNVDTTGIAESGLKVVVDASNGSAGLVLPSLLGKLGVDSLTINPGLDESRPTETAEMRRKGLVRLGEIVASSGAAFGVRFDPVGERLSLVDEKGRIIEDDRALLVMLDLVAAERRSGRVALPVTTTRIAEQVAAYHGTQVEWTTTSPDDLTRVGREEGTIFGGDGKGGFIVPEFSGVYDGTAAFVRLIGLVARTQLTLSQIDARIPRAHVHKRDLATPWAVKGLVMRRVVEAAGDRFVDTTDGVRVVETDGRWVMVLPDPAEAVTHLWAEGPDDASAQALLDEWSAVVDSAGR; encoded by the coding sequence ATGAAGGCCGTCGTGATGGCCGGGGGCGAAGGCACACGCCTGCGCCCCATGACCTCTAGCATGCCCAAGCCGCTCCTGCCCGTGGCGAACCGCCCGATCATGGAGCATGTGCTACGGCTGCTCAAAAGGCACGGGCTCACCGAGACCGTCGTCACCGTGCAGTTCCTGGCATCGCTCGTAAAGAACTACTTCGGTGACGGCGAAGAGCTCGGCATGGAGCTCACCTATGCCAATGAGGAGAAGCCACTCGGTACCGCCGGAAGCGTCAAGAACGCCGAGGAGGCGTTGAAGGACGATGCCTTCCTCGTCATCTCCGGCGATGCGCTGACCGACTTCGACCTCACCGAACTGATCAACTTCCACAAGGAGAAGGGAGCGCTGGTCACGGTCTGCCTGACCCGCGTGCCCAATCCGCTGGAGTTCGGCATCACCATCGTCGACGACGAGGGCAAGGTCGAACGCTTCCTGGAGAAGCCGACCTGGGGACAGGTCTTCTCCGACACCGTCAACACCGGCATCTACGTCATGGAGCCCGAGGTCTTCAACTACGTAGACCCCGACGTGCCCGTCGACTGGTCCGGTGACGTCTTCCCGCAGCTGATGAAGGAAGGCAAGCCGGTCTACGGCTATGTCGCCGAGGGCTACTGGGAGGACGTCGGCACGCACGAGAGCTATGTGAAGGCCCAGGCGGACGTCCTCGAAGGCAAGGTCGACGTCGACATCGACGGTTTCGAGATCTCGCCGGGCGTGTGGGTGGCCGAGGGCGCCGAGGTGCACCCCGACGCCGTACTGCGCGGACCGCTGTACATCGGCGACTACGCCAAGGTCGAGGCCGGCGCGGAGATCCGCGAGCACACCGTCGTCGGCTCCAACGTCGTCGTCAAGAGCGGTGCCTTCCTGCACAAGGCCGTCGTGCACGACAACGTCTACGTCGGCCAGCACAGCAACCTGCGCGGCTGCGTCGTCGGCAAGAACACCGACATCATGCGCGCCGCCAGAATCGAGGACGGCGCGGTCATCGGTGACGAGTGCCTGATCGGCGAGGAGTCGATCGTCCAGGGCAACGTCCGGGTGTACCCGTTCAAGACCATCGAGGCCGGCGCCTTCGTCAACACCTCGGTGATCTGGGAGTCACGCGGTCAGGCGCATCTGTTCGGCGCCCGCGGTGTCTCCGGCATCCTGAACGTGGAGATCACCCCCGAGCTGGCGGTACGGCTCGCCGGTGCCTACGCGACGACCCTGAAGAAGGGCGCCACCGTCACCACGGCCCGTGACCACTCCCGCGGCGCCCGGGCGCTCAAGCGCGCGGTGATCTCCGCGCTCCAGGCCAGCGCCATCGACGTACGCGACCTGGAGAACGTGCCGCTGCCCGTGGCCCGGCAGCAGACCGCGCGAGGCAGCGCCGGCGGCATCATGATCCGGACCTCGCCCGGTGTCCCGGACTCGGTGGACATCATGTTCTTCGACGGCCAGGGCGGCGACCTCTCGCAGGGCGGCCAGCGCAAGCTCGACCGGGTGTTCGCGCGCCAGGAGTACCGGCGGGCGTTCCCGGGCGAGATCGGCGACCTGTACTTCCCGGCGAGCGTCTTCGACTCGTACACCGGGTCGCTGCTGCGCAACGTCGACACGACCGGGATAGCCGAGTCGGGGCTCAAGGTCGTCGTGGACGCCTCCAACGGCAGCGCCGGGCTCGTGCTGCCCAGCCTGCTCGGCAAGCTCGGCGTGGACTCGCTGACCATCAACCCCGGTCTGGACGAGTCGCGGCCCACGGAGACCGCCGAGATGCGGCGCAAGGGACTGGTGCGGCTCGGGGAGATAGTGGCGTCCTCGGGCGCCGCGTTCGGTGTGCGGTTCGACCCGGTCGGCGAGCGGCTGTCGCTCGTGGACGAGAAGGGCCGGATCATCGAGGACGACCGGGCGCTGCTGGTGATGCTGGACCTGGTGGCCGCCGAACGGCGCAGCGGGCGGGTCGCGCTGCCGGTCACCACGACCCGGATCGCCGAACAGGTGGCCGCCTACCACGGCACCCAGGTCGAGTGGACCACCACCTCGCCGGACGACCTCACGCGCGTCGGGCGCGAGGAGGGCACCATCTTCGGCGGCGACGGCAAGGGCGGATTCATCGTCCCCGAGTTCAGCGGCGTGTACGACGGCACCGCGGCCTTCGTCCGGCTCATCGGGCTCGTGGCGCGCACCCAGCTCACGCTGAGCCAGATCGACGCCCGGATCCCGCGGGCGCACGTCCACAAGCGGGATCTGGCGACGCCGTGGGCCGTCAAGGGCCTGGTGATGCGGCGTGTGGTCGAGGCCGCCGGCGATCGCTTCGTCGACACGACCGACGGTGTGCGCGTCGTGGAGACGGACGGGCGCTGGGTGATGGTGCTGCCCGACCCGGCCGAGGCGGTCACCCATCTGTGGGCCGAGGGCCCCGACGACGCCTCCGCGCAGGCCCTGCTGGACGAGTGGTCGGCCGTCGTGGACAGCGCCGGCCGGTAA
- a CDS encoding DNA polymerase IV has product MRNAPTILHLDMDAFYASVEQASKPSLRGKAVVVGGLGPRGVVATASYEARVFGVHSAMPMAQARRLAPNAAYLVPRFTLYRAVSEQVMALLRELSPLVEPLSLDEAFVDLEAGGAAWDEESARRTGERLRADIRAVTGLTGSVGLAASKMLAKIASEQAKPDGLVLIEPGAERELLAPLPVRTLPGVGPATGDHLRRAGITTVEELAEAGEDELVRLLGKAHGQALYAMALARDERPVVAEREAKSVSVEDTYDVDIHDRLRVGLEVRRLADRCVRRLRGAGLSGRTIVLKVRRYDFSTLTRSETLRGPTDDPVVIREAAARLLDSVDTTGGVRLLGVGVSGLADYTQEDLFAQAMPVPAAEEPEEDGVETEAEQPDTAERQWRAGQDVRHAEYGHGWVQGSGVGRVTVRFETPRSGPGRVRTFFVDDPALASADPLPLVEDPSDAPEGARDQREGCSQVSSEPASLPKSWSGSEGGEAVSRP; this is encoded by the coding sequence GTGAGAAACGCGCCCACGATCCTGCATCTCGACATGGACGCCTTCTACGCCTCGGTGGAGCAGGCGTCCAAGCCGAGCCTGCGCGGGAAGGCCGTCGTCGTGGGCGGGCTCGGACCACGCGGTGTGGTGGCCACCGCGTCGTACGAGGCACGGGTCTTCGGAGTGCACTCGGCGATGCCCATGGCCCAGGCGCGCCGGCTGGCGCCCAACGCCGCCTATCTGGTGCCGCGCTTCACCCTGTACCGGGCGGTCAGCGAGCAGGTGATGGCGCTGCTGCGGGAGCTGTCGCCGCTGGTGGAGCCGCTGAGCCTGGACGAGGCGTTCGTGGACCTGGAGGCCGGGGGCGCGGCCTGGGACGAGGAGTCGGCGCGCCGGACCGGGGAGCGGCTGCGGGCGGACATCCGGGCGGTCACCGGGCTCACGGGTTCGGTCGGGCTCGCCGCCTCCAAGATGCTCGCCAAGATCGCCTCCGAGCAGGCCAAGCCGGACGGCCTGGTGCTGATCGAGCCGGGCGCCGAGCGGGAACTGCTCGCGCCGCTGCCGGTGCGTACGCTGCCGGGGGTCGGGCCGGCCACCGGGGACCATCTGCGCAGAGCCGGGATCACCACGGTGGAGGAGCTGGCGGAGGCCGGCGAGGACGAGCTGGTCCGGCTGCTCGGCAAGGCGCACGGGCAGGCGCTGTACGCGATGGCCCTGGCCCGGGACGAGCGGCCGGTGGTGGCCGAGCGGGAGGCCAAGTCGGTGTCCGTGGAGGACACCTATGACGTGGACATCCACGACCGGCTGCGGGTCGGCCTGGAGGTGCGGCGGCTGGCCGACCGGTGCGTGCGGCGGCTGCGCGGGGCCGGGCTGTCCGGGCGGACCATCGTGCTCAAGGTGCGGCGCTACGACTTCTCCACCCTGACCCGCTCCGAGACGCTTCGAGGGCCCACCGACGATCCGGTGGTCATCCGGGAGGCGGCGGCGCGGCTGCTGGACTCCGTGGACACCACCGGCGGAGTACGGCTGCTCGGGGTCGGAGTGTCCGGGCTCGCCGACTACACGCAGGAGGACCTGTTCGCGCAGGCCATGCCGGTGCCGGCGGCGGAGGAGCCGGAGGAGGACGGCGTCGAGACCGAGGCGGAGCAGCCGGACACCGCCGAACGGCAGTGGCGGGCCGGGCAGGATGTGCGGCACGCCGAGTACGGGCACGGCTGGGTGCAGGGGAGTGGGGTGGGGAGGGTGACGGTGCGGTTCGAGACGCCTCGGTCCGGGCCGGGCCGTGTGCGGACCTTCTTCGTCGACGATCCCGCGCTGGCGTCCGCTGATCCGCTGCCGTTGGTCGAGGACCCTTCCGACGCTCCGGAAGGCGCCCGCGACCAGCGGGAAGGGTGCTCTCAGGTCTCCTCCGAACCCGCCAGCTTGCCGAAGTCGTGGTCCGGGAGCGAGGGAGGGGAGGCGGTGTCCAGGCCGTAG
- a CDS encoding MerR family transcriptional regulator produces MLQTPSGGAGSGTAARDSGLMSIGTVLNVLRDEFPEVTISKIRFLESEGLVEPRRTPSGYRKFSAGDVERLGHILRMQRDHYLPLKVIREHLDAMERGEAVPLPLVGRQRTAQDGPVLVEGPTVARVGRAELLAAADIDDGELREWESYGLIAPLEDGAYDAEAVTVASLVAELGRFGIEPRHLRVMKAAADREAGLVDQVVAPLKRHRNPQTRAHAEARTKELADLTMKLHAALVKSALGVRIP; encoded by the coding sequence ATGCTTCAAACACCGAGCGGCGGTGCCGGAAGCGGTACCGCCGCCAGGGACAGTGGGCTGATGAGCATCGGCACGGTGCTGAACGTGCTGCGCGACGAGTTTCCCGAAGTCACCATCTCCAAGATCCGCTTCCTGGAGTCGGAGGGGCTCGTCGAGCCGCGGCGGACCCCGTCGGGGTACCGCAAGTTCAGCGCCGGGGATGTCGAGCGCCTCGGCCACATCCTGCGGATGCAGCGGGACCACTATCTGCCGCTCAAGGTGATCCGGGAGCACCTGGACGCCATGGAGCGGGGCGAGGCCGTCCCGCTGCCCCTGGTCGGGCGCCAGCGCACCGCGCAGGACGGGCCGGTGCTCGTGGAGGGGCCGACGGTGGCCAGGGTGGGCCGGGCCGAGCTGCTGGCCGCGGCGGACATCGACGACGGCGAGCTGAGGGAATGGGAGTCCTACGGGCTCATCGCTCCCCTGGAGGACGGGGCGTACGACGCCGAGGCCGTCACGGTGGCCTCGCTGGTGGCCGAACTGGGCCGGTTCGGGATCGAACCGCGCCACCTCCGGGTGATGAAGGCCGCCGCCGACCGTGAGGCGGGCCTGGTCGACCAGGTGGTGGCCCCGCTCAAGCGCCACCGCAATCCGCAGACCAGGGCGCATGCCGAGGCCCGCACGAAGGAGCTGGCGGACCTCACGATGAAGCTGCACGCGGCCCTGGTGAAGAGCGCTCTCGGGGTCCGGATCCCCTGA
- a CDS encoding small basic family protein: MIAVLGLVVGVVAGLLVRPEVPAVVEPYLPIAVVAALDAVFGGLRAMLDGIFDDKVFVVSFLSNVVVAALIVFLGDKLGVGAQLSTGVVVVLGIRIFSNAAAIRRHVFRA, translated from the coding sequence GTGATCGCCGTACTGGGCCTCGTCGTGGGAGTCGTGGCCGGCCTGTTGGTCCGGCCCGAGGTTCCGGCGGTCGTCGAGCCGTATCTGCCGATCGCCGTCGTCGCCGCGCTGGACGCCGTCTTCGGTGGTCTGCGGGCCATGCTGGACGGCATCTTCGACGACAAGGTCTTCGTGGTGTCGTTCCTGTCGAACGTGGTCGTCGCCGCCCTCATCGTGTTCCTCGGCGACAAGTTGGGGGTGGGCGCGCAGCTGTCCACGGGCGTCGTCGTGGTCCTGGGCATCCGCATCTTCTCCAACGCCGCGGCGATCCGGCGACACGTCTTCCGGGCGTGA
- a CDS encoding bifunctional nuclease family protein, whose amino-acid sequence MNELDVVGVRVEMPSNQPIVLLREVGGDRYLPIWIGPGEATAIAFAQQGMAPARPLTHDLFKDVLEAVGQELTEVRITDLREGVFYAELVFASGVEVSARPSDAIALALRTGTPIYGSDTVLDDAGIAIPDEQEDEVEKFREFLDQISPEDFGTSSQ is encoded by the coding sequence GTGAACGAGCTCGATGTCGTAGGTGTCCGGGTCGAAATGCCCTCCAACCAACCGATCGTGCTCCTGCGCGAAGTGGGGGGCGACCGTTACCTCCCCATCTGGATCGGGCCGGGGGAGGCGACGGCGATCGCCTTCGCCCAGCAGGGCATGGCCCCCGCGCGACCGCTGACCCACGACCTGTTCAAGGACGTGCTGGAGGCCGTCGGCCAGGAGCTGACCGAAGTGCGCATCACCGATCTGCGAGAAGGTGTCTTCTACGCGGAGCTGGTGTTCGCCAGTGGGGTCGAGGTCAGCGCCCGCCCCTCCGATGCCATAGCGCTGGCTCTGCGCACCGGCACGCCGATCTACGGCAGTGACACGGTGCTGGACGACGCGGGCATCGCCATTCCCGACGAGCAGGAGGACGAGGTGGAGAAGTTCCGGGAGTTCCTCGACCAGATCTCCCCCGAGGACTTCGGCACCAGCAGCCAGTGA
- a CDS encoding PRC-barrel domain-containing protein: MQTDIDPRSLIGRKAFDRNGTKIGTIDEVYLDDATGVPEWAAIRTGLFSRDAFVPLEPSELVDGRLRVPFDRALIKDAPDFGVGRHLSPEQELQLYHHYGLDTASPPSLPDHDFGKLAGSEET; encoded by the coding sequence GTGCAGACCGACATCGATCCGCGCAGCCTGATCGGCCGCAAGGCGTTCGACCGCAATGGCACCAAGATCGGCACCATCGACGAGGTGTACCTGGACGACGCGACCGGCGTGCCCGAGTGGGCCGCCATACGCACCGGCCTGTTCTCCCGGGACGCCTTCGTGCCCCTGGAACCCAGCGAACTCGTCGACGGCCGCCTGCGCGTCCCCTTCGACCGCGCCCTGATCAAGGACGCCCCCGACTTCGGCGTGGGCCGCCACCTCTCCCCCGAGCAGGAACTCCAGCTCTACCACCACTACGGCCTGGACACCGCCTCCCCTCCCTCGCTCCCGGACCACGACTTCGGCAAGCTGGCGGGTTCGGAGGAGACCTGA
- a CDS encoding DUF881 domain-containing protein produces the protein MSEQNDREDQNARADRREQPAHHLRRELPAEVPVPAPGAGQPAGQRPPQPQTGRQRLVKGLWPPRFTRAQLIVAVLLFGLGFGLAVQVASNSDTDSALRGARQEDLVRILDELDSRTQRLEDEKQGLEKQRQELQSSSDQAAEARRQTAEKARQLGILAGTVAAQGPGITMTIEDTKGTVKADMLLDAIQELRAAGAEAIQVNGVRVVAGTYFADSDRSVSVDGNKINAPYRFRVIGKPQDLEPALNIPGGVVQTLKKEQATVTVEQSDKIVVDALRRAERPDYARSSSQ, from the coding sequence ATGAGCGAGCAGAACGACCGCGAGGACCAGAACGCCCGCGCCGACCGGCGTGAGCAGCCCGCTCACCACCTGCGCAGGGAACTGCCGGCCGAGGTGCCGGTGCCCGCGCCCGGTGCCGGGCAGCCGGCCGGACAGCGGCCCCCGCAGCCACAGACGGGCCGGCAGCGGCTCGTCAAGGGCCTGTGGCCGCCGCGCTTCACCCGGGCGCAACTCATCGTCGCCGTGCTGCTGTTCGGCCTCGGCTTCGGCCTGGCCGTGCAGGTGGCGTCCAACAGCGACACCGACAGCGCGCTGCGCGGCGCACGCCAGGAAGATCTCGTACGCATCCTCGATGAACTGGATTCGCGTACTCAGCGTCTTGAGGACGAGAAGCAGGGACTCGAAAAGCAGCGTCAGGAACTGCAGAGCAGTTCCGACCAGGCCGCGGAGGCGCGCCGGCAGACCGCCGAGAAGGCAAGACAACTCGGCATCCTGGCGGGCACCGTGGCGGCCCAGGGTCCCGGCATCACCATGACGATCGAGGACACGAAGGGGACGGTCAAGGCGGACATGCTGCTCGACGCGATCCAGGAGTTGCGCGCGGCCGGCGCGGAGGCGATCCAGGTCAACGGGGTCCGGGTGGTCGCCGGCACCTACTTCGCCGACTCCGACAGGAGTGTCAGCGTCGACGGGAACAAGATCAACGCACCGTATCGTTTCAGGGTCATCGGCAAGCCGCAGGACCTCGAGCCGGCGCTGAACATCCCGGGAGGCGTGGTGCAGACTCTGAAGAAAGAGCAGGCCACGGTGACCGTCGAGCAGTCCGACAAGATCGTCGTGGACGCCTTGCGGCGGGCGGAGCGGCCTGACTACGCTCGGTCGTCCTCCCAGTGA
- a CDS encoding FHA domain-containing protein produces the protein MKLFAKLFGKSAREGRDNATARHRAQPDAEGQRPLFRDQVAGPGGDISGGQGAASVDPAQSGGIGFGQPSTSGTGGGFASGPYASNAPAGQPRQEDPSMSVLVCTRCGNRNAENARFCSNCGAPLRPGLTPERASETTSTISISGLEAYDSEATGQTPLPMLSPEAQAAVDALPPGSALLVVRRGPNSGSRFLLDSDLTTAGRHPQSDIFLDDVTVSRRHVEFRRSPDGSFTVADVGSLNGTYVNRERIDQVALSNGDEVQIGKYRLVFHASRQGY, from the coding sequence GTGAAGTTGTTTGCGAAGTTGTTCGGCAAGAGCGCGCGAGAGGGCCGCGACAACGCGACCGCTCGTCATCGCGCGCAGCCTGACGCGGAGGGCCAGCGCCCGCTGTTCCGGGACCAGGTCGCTGGTCCGGGCGGTGACATTTCGGGAGGTCAGGGCGCGGCGTCTGTTGACCCTGCCCAGTCCGGCGGCATAGGTTTCGGGCAACCGTCAACCTCAGGTACGGGTGGAGGGTTTGCCTCCGGCCCGTACGCGTCCAACGCCCCGGCGGGGCAGCCGCGGCAGGAGGATCCGTCCATGTCGGTCCTGGTGTGTACGAGGTGCGGTAACCGCAATGCGGAGAACGCCCGGTTCTGTTCCAACTGCGGGGCGCCGCTGCGTCCCGGGCTGACGCCCGAGCGTGCCTCCGAGACGACGTCCACGATCTCGATCTCCGGGCTGGAGGCCTACGACTCGGAGGCGACCGGCCAGACGCCGCTGCCGATGCTCTCCCCGGAGGCGCAGGCCGCGGTGGACGCGCTGCCGCCGGGCTCGGCGCTGCTGGTCGTGCGCCGTGGGCCGAACTCGGGCAGCCGCTTCCTGCTGGACAGCGACCTGACGACGGCCGGCCGGCATCCGCAGAGCGACATCTTCCTGGACGACGTGACGGTCTCCCGGCGGCACGTGGAGTTCCGGCGCTCCCCGGACGGCTCCTTCACGGTGGCCGACGTGGGCAGCCTGAACGGCACGTACGTCAACCGCGAGCGCATCGACCAGGTCGCCCTGTCGAACGGTGACGAGGTGCAGATCGGAAAGTACCGGCTGGTCTTCCACGCGAGCCGACAGGGCTACTGA